The genomic DNA GTTCGACAATATACTCTAGACTTCTTGGAAGGAAAAAAAGGGAACTGGTGTGATAGCTCCCAGTCCAGAATGATCCATCAGGCATGAGATATGGATTTGGGTCAGGACTAGGTCCTGCTCGGCTAACACTTGGAGATGTGGTGGTGTACAACGAAGGAGGCATAGGGGAGAATGTAACTTCTGGATCATCATAAGATAACCGTACCCTGACTCCTTTGGTTCGTTCCTCTCGAACATACCCGTTCAAGAGCTCCCTCAATTATATAGAGTTACTCCTTACTTCCTCCGGGGTTATTTCCATGGTTTCATCTGGGAAAAGTATTTCACTCGATGAATATGGATGAGCCTGTGTAGAGGAAGGTGTCTGAAACTGTTGTGCATTCTAAGTTACCGGTGCGACATGAAGTCCGTCCGTGTTGGTGGAGCAGCTGCCAATTCCGGGAGTAGCCGGGGGGCTAAACGGAAGCCGGGAACTGCTCGAAACTTCCTTCGGATAATGATCATTCCGACCATAAAAGAAAGTAACTTAGGAACAGGGTTGGACTAATGGAAAATATTGTTCTAAGTAGCGCAGCCTCACGGTGGGCGCCACTTGTTAAAGCAACAAGAGTATGGCATAGGGGAATGTCCAGGATCAACTATAAAAGGTAGCTCCTTGGTTAGAATCTGCAATCAAAGAACATCGTTAGCCTTAACGCGAGAGGTGGCCTCTTGCGTTtggactccggcgtgagaatcagtagaaTGATCTTaagatataacaaccctaaattaAACCAACACCCTCGAATTGTTTTCGACACCccaatatattttaaaatatcccaatatgtcttaaattacacccgtatgtgaaaaccgagcccaaattatGATCTagcattaaaaaaaaataaaaacaaagaaattcACCTTGTCGCGGGCCACGTAGCCCATGGCtacgtcttacgcgggccgcgagcaaTTGAGAACGGGGCAAcacccggtgatgacacgtgtcatcatcgtggcgaagCTAGTCGATGACCCGGATGAGCTAAACCCTACCCGACCTACTACGCGGGCCGCATAGGCCTTGGTCTcgcctttacgcgggccgcgagaaacccgAACTTAGCCCCTATAAAGCTGGAGCTCGGGCCTTCAGTCGAATTCgctcaaatctttctttctttctctaaATTTCACGTAGTATACATTatactcgggcataataccccctaaataacgaagttctgctccgttgtaagtatcataacccctggatacgtattagatactctgcccgattgatctagggttccgtaacggctgtcgtggttctgcccgacgtagtcgttggaatgccgtctcggggagggtattactaatgttaaaatgggttattatactaacacgtgtgcatttgtgtaatttatagataattcCCAGGGAACCCTTACAGaaaatctaagacagcaatgtgagtaatctcctttttgcaaattgtttttacaaaacctcacttaattaattatatattaaacagttattgagcatttgtaaggatacaattatcgtcggtatgttggggttttgtatacaaaatttgttactgccttacgaggggtaacatttccacaagtcgggtctgacagtaccgtgggtagtAATTGGTAttacttggaaacaaatgtaattgcgagaccgccctcaatactgtacaatggtttttatttaaacttgattgaactgggattcactcaccagtatttcccactgacaaaatgtttttgaacgcgtttcaggtaacaaaatgtgaaagccaaatagaagccagctggacagcactgaaggcttggaaaagtggcaataaagttacctaaaaatgaatagatgtttttattaaataaaaataggatttattcctatgaaaatgtgtgtactaaaaacttgggttttatcccatgtgtttaatattatgaacgtgtggtattttactctgatcaaacatttcctaactacggtcctgatgaaatttccgctgccaaattagataacaacaagataccaccgaaactggccgcgaCCGCCCGTTTCCGGGTAAtaaggggacgggggttgcgacataaGAGTCTAAGCGAAGCGAAATGAAAGGATAAGAGTTTAGAGTGAGAGTGAGATAGAGAGACGAATTTAATTTTGGGCTGAACAAGACTCTCCTTTTATAGGCAGATTGCTCTGCCCAAGGGAGCCTTGTGCCAGTTGGTACCTTCTAATCTTGGTAAGCTTATCTTCCCTTGACGTTGCTTGCAGGGTTAGCCTTGCCTTTTTAGGTAAGTTTCAGGTTTGTGTGTCTCGTTGAAACATTTATGTGCTTTAGGGAGAAGTCTAATCAGTTTGACTTGTTGGGTTCAAGTTCCAAGGTTGTACAGTAACCTTAGCTTCCTGTCACCAGCCGTTGGTGTATCAGCTTCCCGTCGGGAGCTTCCAGCTCCTGACTTCTAGCTTCTTACTTTCAGTTTATGTTTATCATTCTTTATTGTTTTTTGCGATTGTTATTAACCTTGGTTATGCTGACTACAATCTCCGAATACTCACGTAATCAAATcgattgtaatatattttttgGATAAACTTGGGCTATGTAATATGTGAATCGTGTTGGTTTTGAGTTTTGACAAAATACCCAACTTTACTTTTGATGTTGGTGGATCATGTAATTCGAatcacacttttttttttttttttttgtaataaggAGTACACCTTTTTAAATAAGCTTCTACACATGTGCTTTAAATTCGAAAATTTCGGAATCGTTTTTCTTAGGGGTTAGAAATGATATAAAACAACAATATAAtataaggtagtgtttggtatgcagaaATAAGAGAGGGAATAAAATGGATTATTGCGAGATAATGGAAAAAATGTGTTTGGTTGATCAAGGTAATGGAATCACCTATTACGTATGACATTCTATTCACTCAAATTCATTCCATCCACATTTTTTTTTCCATTCAATTCCCTCTCCCACCTTCATCACCAACACTTCCCATCACTTCCACCACTAGCCACCCAAAAATGCCACCACTACCCGCCATCGCCACCTTACGCCGTTGACCACCGGCGCCGCCACCCGTCGTGTCACCGCCGACCACCGCCACCGAACAccgtcgccaccgccaccacccgcCGCCACAACCACCCCCTCCGCCACCGAACATCGGCACCAACGCCACCATCAACCACTAAACaccaccgaccaccgccaccaTAACCCACCACCGTCGCCACCCTCCGCCACCGAACACCGGCgccaccaccggccaccaccacttaCACCGCCCACCCGCTGCCACCACCCTTAGCCACAACATCGGCACCACTTCCGACCATCGCCACCCTCCGCCACCGAACACCAGCATCACTGCAGCCACAACCTACCACCGCTGTCACcaaccgccgccgccacccaccgtcGCTATCGACTACCGCCACCCATCGCCAATTTTATTCCTTCTTCCTTTCCTGCCCACCAAACACTACAAGGTAATGATTCATTCCATTCCCACAGGATAACCAAACAAGAccatggaatggaatgatccatttcatttcttTGTCCATTCCATTAAATTGTCAATTCCATTACTTCATACCAAATAGACCAAGGTTTACCGACAAGTGGGTGTTGTAATATGTTTCAATGaaagcagtggcggatctagaccAAAATTTAAGGGGTAACATTCAATTTTTTTTGATATACTTCATACAATATAAACGAAACAAAAAATAGAAGCACAATAATAAAAATGGGCCTTTTGatttgggttattggattttaataatactaagtttcaccagttggctgataataatcccaactttaaaaattccctccaataattccaacttgtaaaagtttatccgccattgatccttttctaacataggtgcacttaaatcaattaaggAGTCTCTAGTTGTAATTGAATATATTGAGGagaccaaattcttatatgtttgaaaaggatcaatggcggccaaacttttacaagttaggattattggagggaatttttaaagttgggattattatcggccaactggtgaaatttaggattattaaaatccaataacccttttgaTTTTAGATGTCGTTTACGAGTTCTTTTATTTTTGTAAGTATACATAAAAATCGTTGTAAACATGTTGCATTTTATTACTTAATATTTCTCTACAAAGCGTCCTAAATTTGTTAGCGGTTTTCATATATTTAGTATTAAATGATTTTATGAAACTAGTTTTTAACGCCCAATGAATCCTTCAAATGAgttactggcgaaattcaccataTCAGGATACACTCGCCTTCTAACCGGGGAAAATCCTTACATAGGGCCGAAGCACCTGAACTCTCGTCCGAAGGCATGACaatgcggtgaggtaaaacccggtTAGTTCAAGGATAGAATTAGCGATTGCCGCATACTCGCCTAGTCTCTAATCATTACCAGGTGCTGCCGAAACTACATGATGGGGGCAGAAATCAAACCTGGATCTTTTGAAACACAAGGTCTCTTCCTACCACTCCACCACCAACACATTAGCATGAAACTTAATAATTGATTGAGTCTTTTTAAATATATCTTTCTAAACAAGTGTTTTTACTCATATAAccatataaataataaatattaaattTGATAAAGCAGTAGACAAATTAAGTTAGATAATAATATAGTCAAATAATCCATAATATCAAGTGAAACTAATAACAATTATTGAATTAAATTAATATACAGTAAataaattttgaaagaaaaaagtTAATAGATTCAAAATATTAACTCTTACCTATATCCATGTATCGGGTTACAAGTAACAGGTGTTATTTAAAAAGGCGGATCCttccaaaaaaatttaaaaaggcGGATAAAACAAAAAGAAGTGGGCCATCAGCCATCTACTCCCTTCACTTCTTCTTTTTCACATGGCAGTTGCAGAATTCCGTTAGGACACCGGAAAAAACTCTAAACGGTGAGTTTAAAATCGATCCTGCTCTTTCACTTTAATTATTCCATATGAGGAGGGGTAGCATAATAATTTTTTAGGGGtagtgaaataaaaaaaaacgtcaaaaaaggaaaaaaattgcACTTCCGGTGAAAAGTTAAGGGGTAGCGGGGGCTACCCCTGCTTTCCGCCCCTGAATGAAAGGCGTTTCCTCTTTGTCTTTAATTAATCTTCTTACGTAATAAATTATTAGATATTTTAATCCTTAATTATCTCGTATAAAAACCATATACTTTCTAGACGTGAAAACCATTTCAAGCATACTTATaactttttaatgtttttttaatgGAATCTAATCCTACTCCTAAATTAACATTAGACTTTAACCTTTGACCTCAGAGATACACCTATGTCTATCATGCTCTAGAGAGACGGAGTTTAGTGGAAACCCTTGGGTGCACCCGTTCCTCtgaatgtttcggttagaagtgtaaaatTTCCGATTTTtcgtttgaaaattttaaaattataaaggatcctccaattattttgcctaaatatttgtacaatatataaattgggtctCATAACTTTCCGCCTCTCCGGAACTTTTAGTCAAACTCCACCACTGATGCTGCACATATATATAGTATTTATTCTGATAACAAAACACCTTTTGCAATCTATCATGCTCCAGAGAGACGGAGTTTAGTGGAAACCCTTGGGGTGCACCCGTTTCGCtgaatgtttcggttagaagtgtaaaatttctgatttttcgtctgaaaattttaaaattataaagaatcctccaattattttgcctaaatatttgtacaatatataaattgggtctCATAACTTTCCGCCTCTCCGGAACTTTTAGTCAAACTCCGCCACTGATGCTGCACATATATATAGTATTTATTCCGATAACAAAACACCTTTTGCAACCTTATTCGgttcttttatatattttttgtccATCATTTCTTGTTTTGTTGATCTGTTTTACGTTCTACATTTAAAGTATCATCATTCACCCACATATTTTGTAGATATACAAAACCAGAAAGAGAACCTAAAACATAAGTGACATAAATCACCGAAACATTAATTTTTGCATTTATTAGTGCACCTCACAAGGCAGGTCTTCAAATCTGTTTTACCTGCAAAGTATAATCATACAAAAACAAAAATACGTTATAATTTATTCTAGATCATAGAACAATAATATATACTTGTAATCATTAGTTGTATGATAATTTAATAAGTTTAACTAGGAAAAATATAGTATGTTATTGCTAATGCATTATAAATAGGATGTAAGTAAATCGAACGTTTGACAAATTTTATGTGAATtggaacataaacaaaaaaaatattcatTTAGTTTGTTTATGTCCGTTCATTTACGCTTGTGCAACATCAATTTATTTATATCACTTTCTTTTATTATGTATACATGCTTTCAATAAGATATTGCAATTGTTTGGGGTTAATAAAATTCTCATAAGTTATATCTTCATCAAAGATGTAATTAGATTGTAAATTTAATACTAGATAAAAAGCGAATAAAGAAAAGTGATCGTACCGCGGATCGACCTCATACAACTTTGAAAAGAACAACCGATGATGCAATAATACTTTTGGCCAAACTTGGATTTACGTGCTCTAGGAGGATCAGTCGGGACCGAAGATCCTGGGATTTCACTGGCCGGTGATGAACGGGCCAAACTAGTCGAATCCAACGGAATCTTGGTCCCGTTGGGACGAGGATCAAATTGGCCCGGCGGAGGAAAACATTTGGCTACACAATTCCAATAACATGGTAGTCTTTCTTCCGGTTTCTTGCCACCAAGCACACACTGATTGAGACACCCACCCCAACATGAGTAGACCCCGGCCCATCCTTGTTGTGATAGCAACATCAAAACAACCAAAGTACTTATTAATGTACTTGTTTTTATGCCTAAAGTACAACATGTGTCCATCTTGATGACTTGATGATCAACCCTCACCTACCTCAGAATATAGCAATTTCTTCTCAATTATGGGTAAAACTTATAGGGAAAGGATACACCAAACACAATTTAATGCTCATTAATATTGTTTTGACGTGTATGTTTAAAAGGAGGGGGAGGGTGGTTGTTTGTTTTACAAAATCTACTTTGTGAAACAATAACAAAAAGGATTATGCTACATGCATTATATATGTTGATCTTAATATAATTGGGGAATATTCCTTACAAAACTTATATTTTGTAAGTATTTCAATACACTACAAATCTCATGTAGGGGAATACTGTAAGACAGTTGTCTGGCACTTCCTTATTGGTCTAGTCAAATTATGATTTTGTCCTGTTTAAATATACAGTTTTGCTATTGTTTTGTTTTTTTCCTTCATTTCAGCTAAAttattacgattttgcccttaaTTCAAATGTATAGCTTtgccatcgtttttgtttttttccctGTTAACTTACGATTTTGGCCCAGTGTAAAATTATAGTTATGccatcattttagttttttttagatttacAAAACTATTGTAGTGTTTTGTTTAATTAATTgactcggtgtaatttttattcgtgtcagGCGGCTACCTAGCACACACTCATTTGTCTTGAAAAATTACACTTTTGCCCACAGTTGAAAATTATAGTttttccatcgttttagtttttagcaaaggtttggtagtgttttattttaattggttgactcgatgtatttttttagatcgtgttatgagtTGTATGTACAAGAAACCGAAAAACATAtgtacatgttatgagagagaaatattcggttTAGTGCCCCGTAACGTGGGCAGAGCAAAAACACGTTAATTAATAATGAACAACTACAAAGCTTTTACATTTTTAGAAGcggaaaaatataaaaattataataGTTTTACTATTTTAACACTTACAGTTATACGAGAATTAGAAGcggaaaaatataaaaattataacaGTTTTAATGTTTTAACACTTACAATTATACGAAATAGCGCATATCTTCCTCTTCCTATCCtatatactaataaatgaaaatctttttgtatacATGTCACTCTCTGGTGTCTTCTCACTTTTAGTAATAATATTAcatttttatacacaaaatataatatctTCCTATCTTTACTTACTATTAAAGGAGAAGATGAGCTGACATCGTAAAAGCTTACGTGGCGAACAATGAGTTATGCCAACTCAACTTTTCTTACTTCATTATTATATCATAAATatcacttttatttatttaaatttagaAATTATAATACATAAACTATTTATCTATCTTAATTtgaatttcaaatttcaaaatatACATGGGGGGTTGAATTATTGCTTCAGTCTGGGTTTTGTacttttataaaacttattttctatacTCCTCCTTCATTAGAGCTCTAATCTTCTACTCGACCTCCTTCTGCTCCATCTCTCACATAATTTCTTTACCATCTAGGGTTTCTCTATGTGCGATTACTTCTTCTTCTTTGCTACGATCCCGGATCAAACCATATATTCTCTACTCCTCCATTGACGCTCCATCTCCTGCGATTCTCCCCCGGATTTCCCAGGTATGGTTTCAAATCTCTAAATCTTTTATGCCCATGAACCCTAATTTACTTCTAACCATCCTTCAAATCCCTTTTTAGATCTGATACAAAACCCTAAAATGCTTACCCTTCATAGCTTCATCTGATATTCCCATCATCACAATAAATCAGTTCCAGGTTTCGCATCTCAATTTCACGTATGCTTTTTTTTTGCGAATGAAGTTGTTGCTCCAAGCTTTAGGAATTTTTGGAAGGCTGGTGATTTGGATGAGAGTTTAGATGGTGGTTGGGATACAAGTCTGGTGAGTGTTAATGTGTTTGATATTTGGGGATTTGTTTTAATATTATGATGTTAGAGGTGAATGTTTAAAGATTATGTTACTAATTTTGTTTACCTGATTGAGATTTAGGGTTAATTCTTATGTGATTCTAAGTTTTTGTCAATTCTTAAGTGAATATTTGGGGATTTTGTGAAAGTTAATTGTGATTATTATCTAAACAAGATCCATTCCTGCAGCAGCCAGATAAGTTATTTTCAAACTGTCTAAGGGAATCAGTGAGATCAAATTAGAGATGACAAGTTAGAAAAGGTTGTCCTCTGTTGAGTTAGCCAAAATTGTATTTGAAagtatgttatattttttttaaaaggatATGTGCTTTGTTTCTCACATGATTTCCCTTACGTATTAGtgttagtgcactacgtctattgacttcgtcttgtatcatgtaataggataggttaggTTTATCAGTGCCCGGGTTCGAGAAACAGTTTTTCAGATCTTAagtgctgattccgctcgaaagtgcaAGGTgccatttcgtgggaaatcagaaagttctgattccgctccaaaatgcACCATGTCATTTCGAGCTAAATCAGaaagttctgattccgctccaaaatgcatcatgtcatttcgagcggaatcccAACACTATAAATAGGGCACTTGACATTTCATTTGGTACGCGACTTCTGGATTTGTAACGAAGTACTGCCAAAATCTGTTCAGGTTGTAATTGATGTTATAATCAATATAAGTGGCAGATATTATAGTATCAAGTTGTTTCcacgtccgtttcactgattccgcctttgaaccgGATTTAAAGCTCTTTTGATCGACTCAGTCGGGTcacacaacgatcctacaagtggtatcagagctcaggaagaagagtttagcttgatatcatccacattctaacttctacaccttctttttcaatctGGACAAGTTCCTACGGTCAAAATGGAATGAAACTTTCACCGAGTGTGCATAATTGTATAATAACAAAGGCTTGAAAGTTTGGGatcaaaatacggactaaaaatgataaaaattggacagaaacctgatttcgcttgaacgaaCATTTTTAATTTCGCTCGAAAATGTCAACAGATTCCGCTTCAAATGACTATTTCGCTCGAAATTAGcatttgattccgctcgaacataGTGATTCCGCCTGAAAagttgttctgatttcgctccagattaACATTTTAGAGATTCCGCTCGAATAcaaagttctgatttcgctcaagattAACATTTTAGAGATTCCGCTCGAAAACAaaatcctgatttcgctccaacgtGTCAAtctttgatttcgcttgagattgctatattctgatttcgcttcaacGGATTATCTTGTGATTTCGGTTGAACAGTTGTTGGTCCAATGAAAAGTGTTCTCGTGAATCAAAATTGTCAGACCCATGTGCTTTGAATGTTAACAGCCCAATCATTAATAAGTAGTTAAGTGTGTTGTCAGCATAAAATAACTCAAACTGTTATCACGTGGTTAAAGTTGAACGGTTCTATCAAAGTGTTTGTCGGTCGCGATTGTTTGCATAAAAGAACATCGATCCATGTGATACAATAATAGCACCGATTCATTAGGTAATATTGGCCCAATCATACTTGTGATTTAGATTGATAAAATGCGGCCCAATCAAATTGATATGGTTCTATAGTTGGTCGGCCACTTCTTACTACATGTGAAATATTCGTTGGAATTAATGAGTTTAATAAATAACCATTGTCAGAGCCTTCAAAGTGTTCGGCCCAATCACATTATTTGAACACAAGTAGTTATCGGCCCAAGATTGTCTTTTAAATAAAATTGCATATGATATTCGGTAAAGTCTTGTATAGAGTCAAATTTGAATAGTTAATTCTTTGTGATAATCATCTGATTCATTGAAATTCTTAAATAGTTTGACTTTGTTTGACCCACTCGATCCGGTCACAATTTGATTCAAGGATTTTGTTTTGTTTAAGTTCAAAGTGCAGCAAATCGAGTGGCAACCTgaacggattaccacccgaccctaatcatttcatttgttgttgtgaTTCAGGTCAAAGCACCGGATACTCGCCCGAATGGATTCTCACCCTATTCATTGTCATTCTATCTTTGTTATACTGTTGATTAAGTTGTTTGAcattgtttaaactgattgtgtttgtttgtttgcttgattcaaggtgattcaagaaaacatcatggctgaaattaagaagaaaactcgagaagagattttgagtgaGAAAACTTACAGAGAAAGAAACGTTGTTTACAACAGAATAGATGacatgcaggaagagtatgagagtgctgtcagcaacagaagatgggataagaagagagagtgttactacaacagagaagaAGAACCatttgttccaaagaaagacataatctttgatgatgttcttctcataattcctttgAGAGCCGAATACTATAGTAATGTGATGAAAGATGACACATATGCTAAAAGGCATGAACAAGAAATCAGATATGCCATGTTATCGTgtctgagaaaaagggatgaagagagaatgaagaaaagtgttgaagaaatggtgaacaatctgaagaaggttgctgaagaggCAAACACAGAAGCTGTGGGAGTTGAAGTTGTGAAAGAAGTTGTTACTGAAGAACATCAGATTGGAGAAGATGAGAAGAAAATTGGAGGTTTGATAGAAGAAAAGAGTGAGATTTTGAAAGCTGGTGATGCTAGTGATGAAGTTGGTGATGAAGAAAAGCAGATTGATGTTGATCAGAAGAAGAC from Helianthus annuus cultivar XRQ/B chromosome 7, HanXRQr2.0-SUNRISE, whole genome shotgun sequence includes the following:
- the LOC110883471 gene encoding uncharacterized protein LOC110883471, which produces MDTCCTLGIKTSTLISTLVVLMLLSQQGWAGVYSCWGGCLNQCVLGGKKPEERLPCYWNCVAKCFPPPGQFDPRPNGTKIPLDSTSLARSSPASEIPGSSVPTDPPRARKSKFGQKYYCIIGCSFQSCMRSIRGKTDLKTCLVRCTNKCKN
- the LOC110883472 gene encoding uncharacterized protein LOC110883472 produces the protein MAEIKKKTREEILSEKTYRERNVVYNRIDDMQEEYESAVSNRRWDKKRECYYNREEEPFVPKKDIIFDDVLLIIPLRAEYYSNVMKDDTYAKRHEQEIRYAMLSCLRKRDEERMKKSVEEMVNNLKKVAEEANTEAVGVEVVKEVVTEEHQIGEDEKKIGGLIEEKSEILKAGDASDEVGDEEKQIDVDQKKTETATNTKMQIIEVLNKNKDCEIGGWSSLAQQEEEVAAGSWFG